A region from the Sutcliffiella horikoshii genome encodes:
- a CDS encoding S8 family serine peptidase: MDKSKLFKSVTVVGLSLSLLFSTISYSPEKVSGETLGKTTSSSMEILNNLTDAQRKAMKYLELNDKTGLQLPPAVNLDTDEEISVILEFHQKPVKVAQLIASLKGEEVSESKAKSNINLEQKKFKEELSGIFKDSGKSDSYSIKYQYSEIFNGMAITLPANKIKTVLQTGTVKTIWGNETININPPDLSEVANLGITTQMADSNPHLGIDRLHEEGLTGKGIKIGVIDTGIDYNHPDLRDAYKGGYDFVDNDEDPMETTYENWKSTYKPEFSGGNSYYTNHGTHVSGIIAGQGSNNSDYATNGVAPDADIYAYRVLGPYGSGATENVLKGIDQAVEDGMDIINLSLGASINDPYFPTSVAVNNAVLSGVTAVVAAGNTGDASYTLGSPASSALALTVGASDTPLEILTYEGKLSSQPISLQLLGKHYSDKAEDFKGQTLPITDVGLGRSEDYSGKDVKDKIVLVRRGEISLNDKIKHAQLNEAKAIFMYNNEEDGHIPYFLGENKDFIPTFSLTKKDGEILLEEMELSEEFIFGELGTVQTEGDRLADFSSRGPSKFNYDIKPEVIAPGVGIQSTVPSYMVNPENVDNYEYAYQRLSGTSMAAPQVAGIAALLLESNQELQPEDIKTILMNTADPLNGDYSVFEVGAGRVDPYEAVHSTMLFQVIDETTNISDGDSMIIDEKTGSISFGLQYNDGKHIRDHRTMEVSNHDKDKKSFVGKVEFTNQSLDAKKNGVQVQFDKKISINPGKSKKTNAFVLIPKTAESGFYEGYITYENINDSNETFQVPFSIRVAEEGFDFLAIDKQVLTTNPGGSYFGSFPVATFSFQLNSNVEQVDVVLADGKTGEDIGYVGYFNGSDLQVGVPYGLYGYGGNYYPFTGDEDYPVHLKETFAEQGHYKLKFIATNEKGNTFTEVDDIFVDNNKPEFNTSIDDQLVYEFSEGQETYPVSGTLIDNEVGDIQAAGINISQADNFIYEYLYTMLPDYRIFPEEDGTFEMEVPLVRPTNNIASLDALDAATNKTVKRTYHFVPEGTSYMIGVYSKKSAKPGDIVTFTMTANNVRQLKEAKFTLYFTDSMEILDIKENDALSNYDVDLQTDLSIGSTSNAKVDLILTGDQEITGEMPLLDVTFKVTDKRWTDFAGFNFTSNRYIDTNGDTITAQGYMEGLKLLNQTGIISGGFVGQGFLKPDTSVDFSRDYTKVGASVELISPDGTKSTANVTTRAGFSFHNIPINAEPYTLKVNIPGHFPYFKDIMVNKEEDGEITGSLTSITAFTYAGDVNQDDVIDIFDVLYLKEKWQSGDRSADINLDGIVDEKDWSYVEENYLMRNHTLDELKDVVLSHEGMTLEKVKKELGITNP; this comes from the coding sequence TTGGACAAAAGTAAGTTATTTAAAAGTGTCACTGTAGTCGGATTGTCATTAAGTTTGCTTTTCAGTACTATATCTTATTCTCCTGAAAAGGTATCTGGGGAAACATTAGGAAAAACAACCTCTTCTAGTATGGAAATACTAAACAATCTAACAGATGCACAAAGAAAAGCCATGAAGTATTTAGAATTAAACGATAAAACTGGGCTGCAATTGCCTCCTGCAGTTAACTTGGACACCGATGAAGAGATCTCTGTCATCTTAGAATTTCATCAAAAGCCAGTTAAGGTTGCACAACTAATAGCAAGTTTGAAGGGGGAAGAAGTATCGGAATCAAAAGCCAAAAGCAATATTAACCTCGAACAGAAAAAATTCAAAGAAGAGTTAAGTGGCATTTTTAAAGACAGTGGGAAAAGTGACTCTTATTCCATTAAATATCAATACTCAGAAATATTTAACGGAATGGCGATTACATTGCCGGCAAACAAGATCAAAACAGTCCTGCAAACCGGGACCGTAAAAACGATTTGGGGAAATGAAACAATCAACATTAATCCACCAGATTTAAGCGAAGTGGCTAATCTCGGAATAACTACTCAAATGGCAGACAGCAACCCTCACCTAGGAATTGACCGACTGCATGAAGAAGGCTTGACCGGAAAAGGGATAAAAATTGGTGTAATCGATACTGGAATAGATTATAATCATCCTGACTTAAGAGATGCCTACAAAGGTGGATATGACTTTGTAGATAACGATGAAGATCCAATGGAAACAACTTATGAAAACTGGAAATCCACTTACAAACCAGAATTTTCAGGGGGGAATTCTTATTATACCAATCATGGTACGCATGTCTCTGGAATTATTGCTGGACAAGGTTCCAATAACAGTGATTATGCAACGAATGGAGTGGCTCCAGATGCAGACATTTATGCATATAGAGTACTCGGTCCATATGGTAGCGGTGCAACCGAAAATGTGTTAAAAGGAATTGATCAAGCGGTCGAAGATGGGATGGACATCATAAACCTGTCTTTAGGTGCTTCCATTAATGATCCATATTTCCCGACTAGTGTCGCCGTTAACAATGCAGTCCTTAGTGGAGTAACAGCCGTTGTAGCTGCGGGAAATACAGGGGATGCATCTTATACTCTTGGCTCGCCAGCTTCTTCAGCACTAGCATTGACGGTTGGGGCAAGTGATACTCCCTTGGAAATCCTTACATACGAAGGGAAGTTATCCTCACAACCTATTAGTCTACAATTACTAGGAAAACATTATAGTGATAAAGCAGAAGACTTTAAAGGTCAGACACTACCAATCACAGATGTGGGGTTAGGACGATCAGAGGATTATTCAGGGAAAGATGTTAAGGATAAGATTGTTCTTGTTAGACGTGGAGAGATTTCGCTAAATGACAAAATTAAACATGCACAACTAAACGAGGCTAAAGCTATCTTTATGTACAACAATGAAGAGGACGGGCATATCCCTTACTTCCTGGGTGAAAATAAAGACTTCATTCCAACATTCAGTTTGACAAAAAAAGATGGAGAAATATTACTGGAAGAAATGGAACTTTCAGAGGAATTCATTTTCGGAGAACTTGGCACCGTTCAAACGGAGGGAGATCGTTTAGCTGACTTCAGTTCACGAGGACCTTCCAAATTTAATTATGATATTAAGCCTGAAGTGATAGCGCCTGGAGTCGGTATTCAATCCACAGTCCCATCGTACATGGTAAACCCTGAGAATGTGGATAATTATGAATATGCGTATCAACGATTATCAGGCACATCCATGGCCGCTCCTCAAGTAGCTGGTATTGCCGCTCTCTTATTAGAATCCAATCAGGAATTGCAACCAGAGGACATAAAAACAATTCTAATGAACACGGCAGATCCGTTAAATGGGGATTACAGCGTATTTGAAGTTGGGGCGGGACGAGTGGACCCGTATGAAGCAGTCCATTCTACCATGCTATTCCAGGTGATCGATGAAACAACTAACATATCTGATGGAGATAGTATGATCATTGATGAAAAGACAGGCTCCATCAGCTTTGGCCTACAATACAACGACGGAAAACACATTCGCGATCATCGCACAATGGAAGTGAGTAATCATGACAAAGATAAGAAATCGTTTGTGGGAAAAGTTGAATTTACAAATCAATCGCTTGATGCAAAAAAGAATGGTGTACAAGTTCAATTTGATAAGAAAATTTCCATTAATCCTGGAAAATCGAAAAAAACCAATGCGTTTGTCCTGATTCCCAAAACAGCAGAATCAGGGTTTTATGAAGGATATATCACTTATGAGAATATAAACGACTCAAATGAAACCTTTCAAGTCCCATTCTCTATCCGTGTTGCAGAAGAAGGGTTTGACTTCTTGGCAATTGACAAACAAGTCCTAACAACCAATCCAGGAGGCTCCTATTTCGGTTCATTTCCTGTTGCGACCTTCAGTTTCCAGCTTAACTCTAACGTAGAGCAAGTGGATGTAGTTTTAGCAGATGGAAAAACAGGTGAAGATATTGGTTATGTCGGATATTTCAATGGAAGTGACTTACAAGTCGGTGTCCCTTACGGTCTATATGGATACGGAGGCAATTATTATCCATTTACAGGAGATGAGGACTATCCAGTTCATTTAAAGGAAACGTTCGCAGAACAGGGACACTATAAATTGAAATTTATTGCTACAAATGAAAAAGGCAATACTTTCACTGAAGTAGATGACATATTTGTCGATAATAATAAACCAGAATTTAATACGAGTATTGATGATCAGCTAGTTTATGAATTTTCTGAAGGACAAGAAACCTACCCAGTAAGTGGAACATTGATTGACAATGAAGTAGGAGATATTCAAGCCGCAGGTATCAATATTAGTCAGGCAGATAATTTCATTTATGAATATTTGTACACGATGTTACCTGATTATCGTATTTTCCCAGAAGAAGATGGCACTTTTGAAATGGAAGTCCCTCTTGTTAGACCAACAAATAATATAGCAAGTTTGGATGCCCTAGATGCTGCGACGAACAAAACTGTGAAAAGAACGTATCATTTTGTTCCCGAAGGTACTTCCTATATGATAGGAGTCTACAGTAAAAAGTCCGCGAAACCTGGAGACATTGTTACGTTTACGATGACTGCCAATAATGTTAGACAATTAAAAGAAGCAAAATTCACGTTATATTTTACAGATTCAATGGAAATTCTCGATATTAAGGAAAATGATGCATTATCCAATTATGATGTAGACCTACAAACTGATTTGTCTATTGGCTCCACCTCCAATGCAAAAGTGGATCTTATCCTGACTGGAGATCAAGAAATCACAGGGGAAATGCCATTGTTAGATGTTACATTTAAAGTAACCGATAAGAGATGGACGGACTTCGCAGGATTTAACTTTACAAGCAATCGATACATTGACACAAATGGAGACACCATTACAGCACAAGGATATATGGAAGGACTTAAATTGCTTAATCAAACAGGAATCATCAGTGGTGGCTTTGTTGGGCAAGGATTCTTAAAACCGGATACATCCGTTGATTTTTCCCGAGACTATACAAAAGTCGGTGCTTCCGTTGAACTAATAAGTCCGGACGGAACCAAATCTACGGCTAATGTTACTACAAGAGCAGGTTTCAGCTTCCATAACATACCGATAAATGCCGAGCCATATACGTTAAAGGTGAATATTCCCGGTCACTTCCCTTATTTTAAAGATATTATGGTGAATAAAGAGGAAGATGGAGAAATTACAGGATCTTTAACTTCCATTACTGCGTTTACGTATGCAGGTGATGTGAATCAAGACGATGTAATTGATATTTTTGATGTTCTATATCTAAAAGAAAAATGGCAGTCTGGTGATCGTTCTGCAGATATCAACTTAGATGGCATTGTGGATGAGAAGGATTGGAGTTATGTGGAAGAGAACTACCTCATGCGAAATCACACTTTAGATGAATTAAAGGATGTTGTTCTGAGCCATGAAGGCATGACCCTTGAGAAAGTGAAAAAGGAATTAGGGATTACTAATCCGTAA
- a CDS encoding S8 family serine peptidase, whose protein sequence is MKRKKIVGLMLVGALFISSITPAISNPNTVVAEGNIGIEDAMTSLSPEKRRAINDLTSSVTSEVNLPGDLDYSSDEEISIIVEFNHFTPKTAVAIKEAEGETASIEEGQQLVEKDHKIFAEDLVELNIDGEVTKSYKEAFNGVTVHLPTSDIPKLLKSKVIKNIWENETIQLDLPENKENVTRQAYDGKHPLELTGVNKLHEKGLTGKGVKVAVLDTGIDYHHPDLQDVYHGGYDFVDEDDDPMEATYSDWHESGFPETLGSNAYYTSHGTHVAGIIAGQNKNDSPLSVLGVAPGVELYAYRVLGPYGTGTMEDILAGIEYSVRAEMDIINLSLGNNINDPLSPFSVALNNAVLAGVTTVSAAGNTGSSLYSIGSPAASALNITVGSTDTMVAYPDFEGEFLYEEGKESSEVQYATAGVEDSPGSLEGKTYEVIDAGNGMQSDYENIDVNGKIVLIKTGSIRTDEKIAIAKEHGAAVVFSYTPGNGNFNGGVYRENENFVPTYHLRGVQGDKIKQILAVDDMTFTFTKLVPTVVVQDDTLSSFSSRGPARLTYDIKPEIVAPGGNILSTVPHFYGGKEKDYSSAYAKLSGTSMATPYVAGIAALLLEANPSLTPGDIKALLMNSAEPINGSNSVFDIGAGRVNAWKAETASVTIKVMDKTETFVDGKKKWVPSVTGALALGTLITNDSHHREDASITITNHLDKKVTFNIDSQFHVGIRGSKDGAKNGVKVNTKKSVSIAANKQVTNNIFLTIPKTAGEGVYEGTITFTNVEDESNRYQVPFAFRLSKDGIEYLTANDTLSTIRENYSGGPTALNAKFSLYSHMRNIDVYLTDANTGDELGFVGSMDGAFLQVERPYSFYAFSNGEYYPFTNDANSPITYETIKATPGSYYLKFIFIKDDGDELLMNMPIIIDKEMPTLEMDVETEIIEVEPENTTYLLEGSIHDNQVESAKTTGIDVNQGNNSVRYKSSSFWQNTPLSDDGEFAINASFPSHLNVMNLSILGRDRAGIASLQKNYHLVRKGAPYVASIPTQKETLSGDNMDFAFRTNNLDPWKNLSFSYQYNKDVIDIKEISVVEEWKEKVHLETTDSDNGTFITLTTTEPNLEDVTTLLNVNVTIKDDAFVSDYFPLIANSVSLTKADNSKVSVSSISPPVKVWSSYSELQGNINGEAVYERNGFGNLLSTHIDYFALGANIRVLDNEGNEYPAEIKEDAQFSILGLPSTQEKMFLLLDIPGHFTVKKSFTIGRETRHLGEKKFLNFLGAIAGDVNKDGVIDILDAVYLEEQWGSNDRNADINFDGVVDHKDMSFIQKNYLLKNPTVEASREPSEIESGRTLDDILADLN, encoded by the coding sequence TTGAAAAGGAAAAAAATCGTAGGATTGATGTTGGTTGGTGCATTATTCATAAGTAGTATTACACCAGCCATTTCGAATCCTAACACAGTTGTAGCAGAGGGGAATATAGGGATAGAGGATGCGATGACATCACTATCACCAGAAAAAAGAAGGGCCATTAACGATTTAACGTCTTCGGTAACTTCAGAAGTGAACCTTCCTGGTGACCTTGATTATTCCAGTGATGAAGAAATCTCCATTATTGTGGAATTCAACCATTTCACTCCAAAAACAGCAGTAGCTATTAAAGAAGCAGAGGGGGAGACTGCCTCCATTGAGGAAGGGCAGCAGTTAGTGGAGAAAGATCACAAAATATTTGCTGAAGATCTAGTAGAATTAAATATCGACGGAGAAGTTACAAAAAGCTATAAAGAAGCGTTTAATGGGGTGACCGTTCATTTACCAACCTCTGATATTCCAAAACTATTAAAATCGAAAGTGATAAAAAACATTTGGGAAAACGAAACAATTCAATTAGATTTACCTGAAAACAAGGAGAATGTAACACGACAAGCATATGACGGGAAGCATCCACTTGAATTGACAGGAGTAAACAAATTACATGAAAAAGGGCTAACTGGCAAAGGGGTTAAAGTAGCTGTACTAGATACGGGTATAGATTATCATCACCCAGATTTACAGGATGTATATCATGGCGGGTATGACTTCGTTGATGAAGATGATGATCCAATGGAGGCTACCTATTCAGATTGGCATGAATCGGGCTTTCCAGAAACTCTCGGCTCTAACGCCTATTATACTTCCCATGGTACACATGTTGCCGGAATCATAGCAGGTCAGAATAAAAATGATTCGCCTTTATCCGTATTGGGTGTAGCACCGGGAGTGGAATTATATGCTTACCGTGTTTTAGGGCCATATGGAACAGGGACAATGGAAGACATATTAGCAGGAATTGAATATTCTGTTCGAGCAGAAATGGATATTATCAATTTATCGTTAGGGAATAACATAAATGATCCACTATCTCCCTTTTCCGTGGCCCTTAATAATGCCGTACTTGCAGGCGTTACAACCGTTTCCGCTGCAGGGAATACTGGTTCTTCGTTATATTCGATCGGATCTCCTGCTGCTTCTGCTTTGAATATTACCGTTGGGTCTACTGACACGATGGTTGCATATCCAGATTTTGAAGGAGAATTCTTATATGAGGAAGGCAAAGAGTCGAGTGAAGTTCAATATGCAACTGCTGGAGTGGAGGATTCACCTGGGTCATTAGAAGGGAAAACCTACGAGGTAATAGATGCTGGGAATGGAATGCAAAGCGATTATGAAAATATAGATGTAAATGGAAAAATAGTCTTGATAAAAACGGGTTCTATTCGTACAGATGAGAAAATTGCGATTGCTAAAGAACATGGTGCAGCAGTAGTGTTCAGTTATACGCCAGGTAACGGGAATTTTAATGGGGGTGTATATCGCGAAAATGAAAACTTTGTACCTACCTATCATTTGCGAGGGGTGCAAGGAGATAAAATTAAACAAATTCTAGCAGTAGATGATATGACTTTTACTTTTACTAAATTAGTTCCAACTGTGGTTGTTCAAGATGATACGCTGTCTTCTTTCAGTTCACGTGGGCCAGCCAGACTTACGTATGATATAAAACCAGAAATTGTTGCGCCTGGCGGAAATATATTATCCACTGTACCACATTTCTATGGTGGGAAAGAAAAAGATTATTCCTCGGCATATGCGAAATTATCTGGCACATCAATGGCAACCCCTTATGTCGCAGGGATTGCTGCTTTGTTATTAGAAGCAAACCCTTCTCTAACTCCTGGAGATATCAAAGCGCTTTTAATGAATTCAGCAGAGCCAATTAATGGTTCGAACAGTGTCTTTGATATCGGGGCTGGTAGAGTCAATGCTTGGAAGGCAGAAACAGCTTCTGTGACCATTAAAGTGATGGATAAAACCGAGACATTCGTAGATGGTAAGAAAAAATGGGTTCCATCCGTAACGGGTGCATTAGCTTTAGGAACACTTATTACTAATGATTCTCACCATCGAGAGGATGCAAGTATTACCATTACTAATCATCTAGATAAGAAAGTGACTTTTAATATTGATTCACAATTCCATGTAGGAATTCGCGGTTCAAAGGATGGTGCGAAAAATGGAGTAAAAGTGAATACAAAAAAATCAGTTAGTATTGCAGCTAATAAACAAGTAACAAATAATATATTCTTAACTATACCGAAGACGGCGGGTGAAGGAGTTTATGAAGGTACTATTACCTTCACAAATGTGGAAGATGAATCAAATAGATACCAAGTTCCTTTCGCATTTAGACTCTCGAAAGATGGTATAGAGTACTTAACGGCGAATGACACCTTATCAACCATTAGAGAAAACTATAGTGGTGGTCCGACTGCCCTGAATGCCAAGTTTTCCCTCTATTCACACATGAGAAATATTGATGTATATTTAACGGACGCAAATACTGGGGATGAATTAGGTTTTGTAGGAAGCATGGATGGAGCTTTTCTACAAGTGGAAAGGCCGTATTCATTTTACGCGTTCTCCAACGGGGAATATTACCCTTTTACCAATGATGCTAACTCACCGATTACTTATGAAACGATTAAAGCAACTCCAGGGTCGTATTATTTAAAATTTATTTTTATCAAAGATGATGGAGATGAGCTTTTGATGAATATGCCAATTATCATTGATAAAGAAATGCCAACATTAGAAATGGATGTAGAAACAGAAATTATTGAAGTGGAACCTGAAAATACCACTTATCTATTGGAAGGAAGCATCCATGATAATCAAGTTGAATCAGCTAAGACAACAGGCATTGATGTAAATCAAGGAAATAACTCGGTAAGATATAAGAGTAGCAGTTTTTGGCAAAATACTCCTTTAAGTGATGATGGTGAATTTGCTATCAATGCTTCTTTTCCGAGTCACTTAAACGTAATGAACTTAAGTATCCTAGGAAGAGACCGAGCAGGTATTGCATCTTTACAAAAAAACTACCACCTTGTAAGAAAAGGAGCACCATACGTTGCTAGTATTCCGACGCAAAAAGAAACCTTGTCAGGTGATAACATGGATTTTGCATTCCGTACAAATAATCTTGATCCGTGGAAGAACCTAAGCTTTTCCTACCAATACAATAAAGATGTGATAGATATCAAAGAAATCTCTGTAGTGGAGGAATGGAAGGAAAAGGTTCACCTTGAAACCACTGATTCAGATAATGGCACCTTTATCACATTAACGACGACTGAACCTAACCTAGAAGACGTAACCACCTTATTAAACGTTAATGTAACTATTAAGGATGATGCGTTTGTAAGTGATTATTTTCCACTTATCGCAAACTCGGTATCATTAACAAAAGCAGATAACTCAAAGGTATCCGTTTCTTCTATTTCACCACCAGTTAAAGTTTGGTCAAGCTACTCTGAATTGCAGGGGAATATTAATGGAGAAGCGGTATATGAAAGGAATGGGTTTGGAAATTTACTCTCTACACATATCGACTATTTTGCATTAGGGGCGAATATTCGGGTATTGGATAACGAAGGTAATGAATATCCCGCTGAAATTAAAGAGGATGCTCAATTTAGCATCCTAGGATTACCCTCCACTCAGGAAAAAATGTTCCTCCTTCTTGATATACCAGGACACTTTACTGTTAAGAAGAGTTTTACCATCGGTAGAGAAACTAGGCATTTAGGAGAGAAAAAATTCTTGAATTTTCTTGGGGCAATTGCAGGAGACGTGAATAAGGATGGCGTCATCGATATCTTGGATGCTGTCTATCTCGAAGAGCAATGGGGATCTAATGACAGAAACGCAGATATCAACTTTGATGGTGTAGTGGATCACAAAGATATGAGCTTCATCCAAAAGAATTATTTACTGAAAAATCCGACTGTGGAAGCTTCCAGAGAACCATCAGAAATTGAGTCCGGAAGAACACTAGATGATATATTAGCTGATTTAAATTAA